The Fusobacterium necrophorum subsp. necrophorum genome has a window encoding:
- a CDS encoding ABC transporter substrate-binding protein gives MKKTMKRFAFFCILSCIFSLFVACGDNKKAEKTETQAKEITVGVTSFADTLEPTEQYFSWVITRYGVGENLTRFDEQGELQSLLAESWEVSEDHLTWTFKIRDGVTFSNGNPLTAAAVKSSLERTFEKSGRSEGFFKFTSMEAEGQTLTIKTEKPVAILPQCLADPLFLIVDTSVNTDEFLTKGPICTGPYKFEEFKPGEYTVVVKNENYWNGSPALDKVIFKDINDQNTRALSLKSGEIDIAYNLKVNNKADFEGNDEIMAQELKSLRSTYAFLNQKGDLKDKALRQALLRGLNKKAYTENLLQGAATPGKAPIPPTLDFGFDSLVDENAYNPESAKEILKNAGYVDKDGDGFVEKPDGSKLDLVFVLYTSREELNVYAQAAQASLKEIGIKITLKPVSYETLLDMRDSANFDLLIWNVLAANTGDPEKYLYENWYSKSVSNQAGFYNEKVDEALDKMSVEFDPIQREKLAVEIQQEIMNDAAVAFFGYETTFLYSNKRVTGLKMFPMDYYWITAQVGIAE, from the coding sequence ATGAAAAAAACAATGAAAAGATTTGCTTTTTTTTGCATCCTAAGCTGTATCTTCAGTTTATTTGTCGCTTGTGGAGACAATAAAAAAGCAGAAAAAACAGAGACTCAAGCAAAGGAAATTACGGTCGGAGTGACCAGTTTTGCGGATACTTTGGAACCGACGGAACAATACTTTAGCTGGGTCATTACTCGTTATGGAGTAGGAGAAAATTTAACCCGTTTTGACGAACAGGGAGAACTACAATCTTTACTGGCAGAAAGTTGGGAAGTAAGCGAAGATCATTTGACTTGGACCTTTAAAATTCGAGATGGCGTTACTTTTTCCAATGGAAATCCTTTAACTGCCGCTGCTGTCAAATCTTCTTTGGAAAGAACCTTTGAAAAAAGTGGTCGTTCGGAAGGATTCTTTAAATTTACAAGCATGGAAGCGGAAGGACAAACGTTAACGATTAAAACGGAAAAACCGGTAGCAATTCTCCCTCAATGTTTAGCCGATCCATTATTTTTAATCGTAGACACTTCTGTGAATACAGATGAATTTTTAACAAAGGGTCCTATCTGTACAGGTCCTTATAAATTTGAAGAATTTAAGCCCGGAGAATATACTGTCGTTGTTAAAAATGAAAACTACTGGAATGGAAGCCCTGCTCTGGATAAGGTTATTTTCAAAGACATCAACGATCAAAACACTCGTGCCCTATCTTTGAAATCGGGAGAAATTGATATCGCTTATAATTTAAAAGTAAATAATAAGGCTGATTTTGAAGGAAATGATGAAATTATGGCACAGGAATTGAAATCGCTACGTTCTACCTATGCTTTTCTAAATCAAAAAGGAGATTTAAAAGACAAAGCTTTACGTCAAGCTCTACTACGAGGATTGAATAAAAAAGCATATACAGAAAATTTATTACAAGGAGCGGCAACTCCGGGAAAAGCTCCTATTCCTCCTACTTTAGATTTTGGATTTGATTCTTTAGTAGATGAAAATGCCTATAACCCTGAATCTGCAAAAGAAATTTTGAAAAATGCAGGCTATGTGGACAAAGATGGAGACGGTTTTGTAGAAAAACCGGATGGTTCTAAATTAGATTTGGTTTTTGTTCTTTACACCAGTCGAGAAGAACTGAATGTCTATGCACAGGCTGCACAAGCAAGTTTAAAAGAAATAGGAATCAAAATTACATTAAAACCTGTTAGTTATGAAACCTTATTGGATATGAGAGATTCTGCAAACTTTGATTTATTGATTTGGAATGTATTGGCTGCCAATACCGGAGATCCTGAAAAATATCTATATGAAAACTGGTATAGTAAATCCGTTTCCAATCAAGCAGGATTCTATAATGAAAAAGTAGACGAAGCTTTGGATAAAATGTCTGTAGAATTTGATCCTATACAAAGAGAGAAGTTAGCTGTGGAA
- the nikC gene encoding nickel transporter permease — MNFVDFFKKHLQFTFFLILAIFVIGIALLAPHIAPKDPFEAIMTDSLLPPSSQYIFGTDILGRDLFSRIIYGTRYSLFMTLTLILVVFLLGTFLGILAGYFGGLVDTIIMRIGDMMVAFPGLILAIAIAGLLGPNVINAIIAISAVTWVKYARLSRSMVLKIKQELYIEAAKVTGSKSKHILFHYILPNMFSMMLVTAVSDIGALMLEIAALSFLGFGAQPPIPEWGAMLNEGRTYLARAPWLMIYPGFAIVIVVIIFNMLGDSFRDVIDVKTE; from the coding sequence ATGAACTTTGTAGATTTTTTCAAAAAACATTTACAATTTACATTCTTTCTGATTCTCGCCATCTTTGTGATAGGGATTGCTCTGTTGGCTCCTCATATTGCTCCAAAAGATCCTTTTGAAGCAATTATGACAGACAGTTTACTTCCTCCTTCTTCCCAATATATATTCGGAACCGATATTCTGGGAAGAGATTTGTTTTCCAGAATTATCTATGGAACAAGATACTCTCTGTTCATGACCTTAACTTTAATTTTAGTTGTTTTCCTTTTAGGAACTTTTTTAGGAATTCTGGCCGGATATTTTGGAGGACTTGTAGATACAATCATCATGAGAATCGGAGATATGATGGTTGCTTTTCCGGGCTTAATCCTTGCCATTGCCATTGCAGGATTGTTAGGTCCCAATGTTATCAATGCCATTATTGCTATCTCCGCTGTTACTTGGGTAAAATATGCAAGATTATCGCGAAGCATGGTATTAAAAATCAAACAGGAATTATACATTGAAGCTGCTAAGGTAACGGGAAGTAAAAGCAAACATATTTTATTTCATTATATTCTTCCCAATATGTTTAGCATGATGCTGGTAACTGCTGTTTCGGATATTGGAGCCTTAATGTTGGAAATCGCTGCTCTTTCTTTTTTAGGTTTCGGAGCACAACCTCCCATTCCTGAATGGGGAGCCATGTTGAATGAAGGGAGAACTTATTTGGCAAGAGCCCCTTGGCTTATGATTTATCCGGGGTTTGCTATTGTTATTGTCGTCATCATCTTCAATATGTTGGGAGATTCTTTCCGAGATGTCATTGATGTCAAAACAGAATAA
- the nikB gene encoding nickel ABC transporter permease — protein MKKQFFHKLSQFIIVLVGISFFTFSLTYLSPGDPAEIMLTDCGNIPTPELLAQTRAELGLDKPFHERYGSWCSSVMKGDMGKSYSLKVPVTQKIKQAFLPTLNLSLLALFFMVVISFPLGILAAVKVNKWQDYLVRAFTFIGISIPSFWLGLIFLSIFGVTLKWISVSGGKVDFRSMILPALTISLAMSSKYIRQIRHVFLEELDKSYVFGARMRGMKESVILWKHVLPNAMLPLITLLGLSLGSLLGGTAVVEIIYNWPGMGNMAIKAISYRDYPLIQAYVLLIALIYLIINMIVDYSYRYLDSRVKEVS, from the coding sequence ATGAAAAAACAGTTTTTTCATAAATTATCTCAATTTATCATTGTCCTGGTCGGAATTAGTTTTTTTACATTCAGTTTAACCTATCTTTCTCCGGGAGATCCCGCAGAAATTATGTTGACCGATTGTGGAAATATTCCAACTCCGGAGCTTTTAGCCCAAACAAGAGCAGAATTAGGTTTGGACAAACCTTTTCATGAAAGATACGGTTCTTGGTGTTCCTCTGTCATGAAAGGAGATATGGGAAAATCATATTCTTTAAAAGTCCCCGTGACTCAAAAAATAAAGCAAGCTTTTTTACCTACATTGAATCTTTCTCTCCTGGCTTTATTCTTCATGGTCGTCATTTCTTTTCCGCTAGGAATTTTAGCAGCAGTCAAGGTGAATAAGTGGCAAGATTATCTTGTTCGGGCATTCACTTTTATCGGAATTTCCATTCCCAGTTTCTGGTTGGGATTGATTTTTTTAAGCATTTTCGGGGTCACTTTAAAATGGATCAGTGTTTCCGGAGGAAAAGTGGATTTTCGTTCCATGATTTTGCCTGCTCTTACCATAAGTTTAGCGATGTCCTCAAAATACATTCGACAAATTCGACATGTATTTTTGGAAGAATTGGACAAAAGTTATGTGTTCGGTGCCAGAATGAGAGGAATGAAAGAAAGTGTTATTTTATGGAAACATGTCCTTCCCAATGCAATGTTACCCCTGATTACCTTACTGGGACTTTCTCTGGGGAGTTTGTTGGGAGGAACCGCTGTTGTAGAAATTATCTACAACTGGCCCGGAATGGGAAATATGGCTATCAAGGCTATTTCCTATCGAGATTATCCTTTGATTCAAGCTTATGTATTATTGATTGCTCTTATTTATCTGATAATCAATATGATAGTAGATTATTCCTATCGATATTTGGATTCCAGAGTAAAGGAGGTTTCTTAG